One region of Oryza glaberrima chromosome 7, OglaRS2, whole genome shotgun sequence genomic DNA includes:
- the LOC127778254 gene encoding cytochrome P450 87A3-like, which yields MEKDILLGPHSYAALCVVTLIIGWLTHWVYKWMNPPCNGKLPPGSMGFPVVGETFQFFRASPSVDMPSYYKQRLERYGPLFKTSLVGQPLVVSLDPEVNRFIFQQEGKLFRSWYPETANNIFGKKSLTTYNGTVHKFIRSFASKLFGLENLKESLLPELENSMRESFASWASKPRIEVQDGVSDMIFDLVAKKLIGLNVTQSRELRKNFQEFFQGMVSFPIYFPGTSFCRCMQGRKNVRNTLTDVMKERLSAPEKKYGDLVDLIVEELQSEKPVIDENFAIDALAALLFTSFATLSSTLTVALKFLNDNPKIVEELKEEHDVILKKREVMNSGFTWEEYKSLKFTTQVTNEITRISNVAPGVFRKTLTDVQVNGYTIPSGWLVMISPMAVHLNPELFEDPLKFDPWRWTEEKRSSLLRNYMPFGGGIRLCLGAEFSKLFIALFLHILVTEYRWKEIEGGEVLRISEIMFPQGYHIQLIPRT from the exons ATGGAGAAGGATATTTTGCTAGGGCCACATTCATACGCGGCTCTCTGCGTTGTCACACTAATCATAGGATGGTTAACTCACTGGGTATACAAATGGATGAATCCCCCATGCAATGGAAAGCTTCCTCCTGGCTCCATGGGCTTCCCTGTTGTTGGTGAGACATTCCAATTCTTCAGAGCAAGTCCATCTGTAGACATGCCCAGCTACTACAAGCAGAGACTGGAGAG GTATGGACCTCTCTTCAAGACTAGCCTGGTAGGTCAGCCTCTGGTCGTTTCTCTAGATCCAGAGGTGAACCGGTTCATATTTCAACAAGAGGGTAAGTTGTTCCGGAGCTGGTATCCAGAAACTGCAAATAACATCTTTGGCAAAAAGAGCCTCACCACGTACAATGGAACCGTTCACAAGTTCATCCGGAGCTTTGCGTCCAAGCTCTTTGGGCTTGAAAACCTGAAAGAATCGCTCCTTCCCGAGCTGGAAAACTCCATGAGGGAGAGCTTCGCATCATGGGCTAGTAAACCAAGGATCGAGGTGCAAGACGGCGTATCAGAC ATGATCTTCGACCTAGTAGCGAAGAAGTTGATCGGCCTCAATGTGACCCAGTCAAGAGAATTGAGAAAGAACTTTCAGGAGTTCTTCCAGGGGATGGTGTCTTTCCCAATATATTTCCCAGGGACATCGTTCTGCCGATGCAtgcag GGTAGAAAAAATGTGCGGAACACACTGACTGATGTAATGAAAGAGAGGCTAAGTGCACCTGAAAAGAAGTACGGTGATCTTGTTGACCTCATTGTTGAAGAGCTACAAAGCGAAAAGCCAGTGAttgatgaaaattttgctaTAGACGCACTTGCTGCGCTTTTGTTTACGAGCTTTGCAACACTATCATCGACGTTGACTGTAGCCTTAAAGTTCCTCAACGACAATCCTAAAATTGTTGAAGAGCTCAAG GAGGAGCACGATGTGATACTGAAGAAACGAGAGGTCATGAATTCTGGGTTTACATGGGAGGAGTACAAGTCCTTAAAATTCACTACTCAG GTTACGAATGAAATTACTCGAATTAGTAATGTTGCACCTGGAGTTTTCAGAAAAACACTGACAGACGTGCAAGTGAATG GATATACAATTCCGTCCGGGTGGTTAGTCATGATTAGCCCCATGGCAGTTCACCTAAACCCAGAATTGTTTGAGGATCCACTCAAATTCGATCCATGGAGGTGGACG gaggagaagagaagctcACTGCTGAGGAATTACATGCCATTTGGAGGAGGCATCAGGTTGTGTCTCGGCGCAGAGTTCAGCAAGCTTTTTATCGCACTTTTCCTCCACATCTTGGTGACCGAGTACAG ATGGAAGGAGATTGAAGGAGGGGAAGTATTGCGCATCTCAGAGATTATGTTCCCACAAGGCTATCACATCCAACTAATTCCTCGTACTTAA
- the LOC127780233 gene encoding uncharacterized protein LOC127780233: MGSSRSEGSSSSLARQPYGSPISYRVGPFEYELAVLCRCELKAARWISWSVDNPGRRYFKCRNARERGCDFYAWHDGPTSSFLRELLNDLRGAVHSLRREKADAVKEVEELRVKSEEQCRELASVGRELASVRELVSELDVKNDVLIDSKCRIEKERTVLIWCILSCMCVVILLVLGKN, from the exons ATGGGAAGCTCAAGGAGTgaggggtcgtcgtcgtctttgGCCAGGCAACCGTATGGCTCGCCTATTTCCTATCGCGTTGGTCCGTTCGAGTACGAACTAGCGGTGCTGTGCCGGTGCGAACTGAAGGCGGCGAGGTGGATATCTTGGAGCGTCGATAACCCTGGTCGTCGGTATTTCAAGTGCCGCAATGCTCGA GAAAGGGGCTGCGATTTTTATGCTTGGCACGATGGCCCGACGAGCAGCTTTCTGAGGGAGTTGTTGAATGATTTGCGAGGTGCTGTGCATTCTCTGAGGAGGGAGAAGGCAGATGCAGTGAAGGAGGTTGAGGAACTTCGTGTGAAGTCTGAAGAGCAATGCAGGGAGTTGGCTTCAGTTGGGAGGGAGTTGGCTTCAGTGAGGGAGTTGGTTAGTGAGTTGGATGTGAAAAATGATGTTTTAATTGATAGCAAATGTAGGATAGAGAAGGAGCGAACTGTGCTCATTTGGTGCATCCTGTCATGTATGTGTGTCGTTATTCTGTTAGTGCTGGGCAAGAACTGA
- the LOC127780837 gene encoding uncharacterized protein LOC127780837 has translation MLIEPVTSSLPAAAPPPLDGVTAEGGSLLHVVAECGDSHKFRDCARLIYYREKHLLDAPNGNGDTPLHCAAAAGNAEMISFLIHLAAAGDDGNTEAEKAEKEVAYLRMHNNRGETALHHAVRAAAAAADNEDDKQLALDCIDQLMAADPQLAAIQHPNEKAASPLYLAISLGEIGIAKHLFDKTEGELSYSGPDGRNVWHAAVSFPQALDMVLEWFNDKQLMAADMRQQEGGDHRHVAADDELLARLSSQRDNDNGSTPLHLAASINGLPSALYIPICSPRVLAPLRRPKPVELLLKANEFAAYQPDNQGMYPIHAAASAGSLETVKILLEKHPDCATLRDARGRTFLHAAVEKKRFGVVKYVCHWKRKERFALILNAQDNNGDTALSMLEILESCDALFGVIRNAWTYRIK, from the exons ATGTTGATCGAACCGGTCACCTCCTcactcccggcggcggcgccaccgccacttGATGGGGTGACAGCCGAGGGGGGCTCCCTGCTGCACGTGGTCGCGGAGTGCGGAGACAGCCACAAGTTCCGCGACTGCGCCAGGCTGATCTACTACAGGGAGAAGCACCTCCTGGACGCGCCCAACGGCAATGGTGACACGCCCCTGCactgcgccgcggccgccgggaaCGCCGAGATGATCTCCTTCCTCATCCACCTCGCggctgccggcgacgacggaaatacggaggcggagaaggcggAGAAGGAGGTGGCGTACCTGAGAATGCACAACAACCGTGGGGAGACCGCGTTGCACCATGCGGtccgtgcagctgctgctgctgccgacaACGAGGACGATAAGCAGCTGGCCCTGGACTGCATCGACCAGCTGATGGCCGCCGATCCACAGCTGGCCGCCATCCAACACCCGAATGAGAAGGCTGCTTCCCCATTGTACCTGGCCATCTCACTGGGTGAAATTGGCATTGCAAAGCATCTGTTCGACAAAACTGAAGGCGAGCTGTCCTACTCCGGACCAGATGGACGGAACGTCTGGCATGCAGCTGTTTCTTTTCCTCAAG CGCTAGATATGGTTTTGGAATGGTTCAACGATAAGCAATTGATGGCGGCCGACATGCGGCAACAAGAAGGTGGGGATCACCGGCATGTGGCAGCTGATGATGAACTCCTCGCGCGGCTCAGTAGCCAGAGGGACAATGACAACGGGAGCACACCTCTTCACTTGGCCGCATCAATTAACGGGTTACCGTCGGCACTATATATTCCCATATGTTCTCCGCGAGTTTTGGCGCCGTTGCGGCGGCCAAAGCCGGTGGAGCTGCTGCTGAAAGCCAACGAATTCGCGGCGTACCAGCCGGACAACCAAGGGATGTACCCAATacacgccgccgcgtcggctgGCAGCCTGGAGACCGTGAAGATCCTGCTTGAGAAACACCCAGACTGCGCCACTCTGCGAGATGCGAGAGGAAGAACTTTCCTCCACGCTGCTGTTGAGAAGAAGAGGTTTGGAGTGGTTAAGTATGTATGCCACtggaagaggaaggaaaggtTTGCATTGATCCTGAATGCACAGGACAATAACGGGGACACCGCGCTATCCATGCTGGAGATCTTGGAGTCTTGCGACGCCTTATTTGGTGTCATAAGGAACGCTTGGACGTACCGAATTAAATAA